DNA from Eulemur rufifrons isolate Redbay chromosome 4, OSU_ERuf_1, whole genome shotgun sequence:
AGCTATTACAATTTTTAATACGAACCCACATCCTGGAATCCTAATGCAGAAGATTATGGTAACATACAACAACTAATTATCAGAGACATGTAACATTCACAGAGTATATAATAATGTGTATTTGCAATTTTGTCTCTTAAGTTTTGCAAGCTAACATCAGGGAAGAAATGTCAGACATCTTGGGGGCTTAATATAATTCTGCACTAAAAAGACTATGAAACTGAATACAGGAATGTACACGACTGCTAGGAGTTATTACTGTATAAAATACAACTAATGAACATTTTCCATATGCTTAATTCCTGCTGGTGGaaattatgcatataaaataaaaacttcttggTGTCTCTTCTGGTGCTTCTCTTAGTAATAGTCACAGCAATTATCACAAAGAATTCCACAATCTTGGGGCATTATGACTacaacataaatagaaaaaaaaataactgcagGAGGCAGCAACACATTACAAACTGCATCCTAACACATATTTATCTTGCTATTAAAAGTTAAACTCTTCCAAAACGTTTCCAAATGACTTACAttcattaataaatgtgattttcatttgttaaagcaaaatggaagaaaatatttagcaCAGTTTTACCCTCAGTTTTAGAAATGTTATACATTAAATCTAAATTgactctctcttttccttttttaatttggtgtctccactttatcttttaaaaatggaggaTGTCTTCTAAATAGTTTAGACTTAATTTTGACAGTTTCTGCAGGCTGTTGGTTTCACGGTTTCATAAGAGAAATGAAGTGCAAGAGTCCATATCCAGCATCCACCCAGAGGCTGCCTCAGCCGAGCCCACGGTATCCAGTAGTGGAACGAACTGATCCACCCGAAGAAGAAGCCCTCTCCGGATCTGTCAAGCAGTTTATGTGCAATTCTGCCCCTCAAAGTTTGCACACATTTCTGTTAGCATCAGCTTCTCCGCTCCCAATGAAAAGCATCATGAacagaaaagaaatcagagatgaaGGGGAAGCAGGTCTACACCGGAAGGGTCATTTCCTTCGGGAGGTGATGCTTCATGTGACACTTCTGTAAGGAAAAGCCTGAGCCGCTGCCACATTCAAGGGATCTGCCATTTTCTTCATGATGAAAGGTTTGAAAAAGTGGACCTTTGAGAGGAAATACTGCAGACTTCCAAATTGGTGAAAGAACTTCCAGCGTCGCTTGGATACTCCGGGTAGGAGGAACTGGAGGAGATGATATTTTTGAGCCGCTGGAGGGCAATGATTAAAAGCAGAAGCAGAAACGCTAAAAGGCTGAGGAATATGGACACATAGATGTAGACATTTGACAGGTGGCCTGAGGACGGGTCCACCGACGTGGACAGGGATGTGGGAAACAGCTCGAGAAAAGTTCCATTCTCCACACTTCCAGAAAATCCAGATGAGGGGTCAGATTCGGACATCTTTACGGAGGGTGCAGGAGTGAAGAGGTGAGATAAAAGTCAAAGGTTCACACGCAGGTTAAAAAGGACAAAACTGGAATTTTTTCTCATGATAAATTGCAAGCTGTTAAATCAGCACAATTTCTTGGTTTTCAAACAAGGCAGCAGGGGATCAGATGTCCACTgagactgcaaaaaaaaaaaaaaaaaaaaaaaaaaagcaactcagtgcattcttcagaaaatattgcatttaaatctcattgttagtttttattttagtacaGTTAATTAGAAAACCCACCagggaggaaaaagaatgaaataacacCCCCAGGAGTAAGTAGTGTTTATGTCTTTATATGATGATACAGAAATGaacttatcttttcttttctctctatagTACCCTAGGTGCCAGGTTTCTCTAAGGAactagagataaaataaaaaggaaaatacatttctgatgTGCTCCATCTGCTGCAATCTAACAGATGCTCCAAGTGGATGCACTCTCTCTCTCAGAGAGACTAGAACCCACAAAGTTAGCTCTAAACCTCCCTCCTCCAGAAAATTAATCCCATGCACTCTCCAGCTTGCCAGCTTAATTCCTGACCTCCCTTTAGCACATTTTGGGAAATCATTGCACATATGAGTTTGCTTTTGGTTCAGTATAATATGCTGAtttgtttataaacattttatctttttgagatcAGGGGCCGTTGccatgtaattctttttttttttattttttttttatttttgagacagagtctcactctgtcacttgggctacagtgccatgacgtcagtctagctcacagcaatctcagactcctgggctcaagcgatcctcttgcctcagactcccaagtagctgtgactacaggcgtgcaccactatgcccggctaatttttactatttgtagtagagacaggggtctcactcttgctcaggatggtctcaaactcctgagctcccagagtcctaggattataagcatgagccaccgcgcccggtcctGTTTCTATGTAATTCTTTTCCTTCAGTGTACCTACATGCTTTGTTTTACCTGCTTTAGGCCTTGAGTAAGACCTTTAGATCAACTTAGAAGAAGAACAAAGGTTAGAGTCCCTCTGAATGAGAGAGTATTAGGTTTGCTCTCAAGAGACTTAGGCTTGAGGACTGAATTCTCCATTATCTTTGGCAAGCTGGgaaaattgctttaattttttgagcgtcacttttctcatctgtaaaatggtccAGCACCTGCCCCATCTCACTGTGTCATGCACAGACCAAGATAATAGACAGAGAAGCCCCATGTGACTTGTAAAGGGTTGGAGCAAAATGAgtcgtgtgtgtatgtgcgtgtgtattTGTGAGTGGGTAGGCGTGCGGGGTCTGTGTTTTCAGGGGTGCAGAGGGGGACTCCTTTCCAGGGAAACACTCCTCCCTGTGTGTCCACGGCAGGGGAAGCAGCCTGAGGGAGCAGGACCCCTTTAGGTAGGTAACTCTCTGTCTTTAAGTCCAGAAAAGATACTCTCCCTAATTCTTTATGTCAGTAGGTAATTTTGTTGTAGATTTCTAAATCTTGCTCCTGGTGTGGTGAAGGCTAATGGGAAAACATCCACCCTCCCCTGGCTCTCCCTTCCTAAGCTCTGCCCTACATTTTACCTGCACAACTTGCCTTTTCCGCCAATTCTCCACACCTAATTAAGTGGCTGGTTCTTAGAGGGGCTGACATTTGCTGCTGTGGCTGGAGCTGAGCAGCACTGGGAAGGAGGGGACACTTCAGAGAGGGCTGTCCCTGTCGGGTGCCATGCAGACTAATGAGTCTTAGTGAGTTCTTGAGTGGGCCAGGGACCACGTCTTAGTAGTTCCTAAAATAATTTGACTCCTACTCCTCATTATGCTTTGCCTGGTGATTTTAATTCCATTAGGGCTGCTACGGGCTCCTaacaatccttaaaaaaaaagaaaagaatcacagTGGGACTGCAAATGTGTTACACTGGTTTGGCAATACCTAGCCTTTCTACAGCACGTAAATGTTCCCATCTTCAGGGAGTAGAGGAGGAGTCTCAGAGGCAGCATGGTGCATAGAAAAGCAAACTGGGATAGAACCCTCACCTATGGAATcgaaaaaatattcagaatgttCTGGTACAACCTTCTAAGTGTAGCAGAGGAAACAGAGAAACACAGAAGCTAATCAATTTGACAAGAGTAACGTATCTAATTAGAAGATAAGCCAGGGCTTTCGGTTTCTGCCTACCCTCACCCCTACCGTCTGGTCTCAATTTTCCCATCACTGTGGTAATAAGGATTTTGCGCCATTTATTTTTGAGCATGGGCAAACAAGGTTAGCACTGTGCATCTCGTGTGTTCCCCACAACTACTTTGTACGTAGGGCAGGTAGAGCAGGAataattcccattttgcagatgagatttACTCAGGGTACACAGCTAGACAGTGACAGAGAAGTGACTAGAACTCATGCCTGAACTGTGTTCTTGATTTTCTCAgctgagggaagaagagaaaaattatgagAGTTGGGTAATTGGTTCCTATCTGCCACTTTGGGCCTGCCCACAGTTCAGCTGTGATAGTTCGGTTTTCCTCGTTGCAGAACAATGATACTCACCTTTCCCACCTCTCCAGGAGGtgataatattttcataattgtacttagaaaataataaaaggccATCCCAAGTAAAGTACCAATAGACATGGAGTTCCTTCTGAATACCTAGAAAGACTAGAACTTTCAAGGTTTCTGCTAGTCCTACAGTTCTGACATACGCAGTCATAGATTCAGTTGGAATTGGCTGATTTTTCTAAAGCTGCCTTTTCTGCTACCCAAATCTGTATCATTTTCTAGGGGAGGGGCCAGAGGCACAGACAACGTCACTGTGGTATCAGCAATTCAGTGGGAAAACTCACAACTGGCCACCAGGCCGCttgttaatatctttttaaaggtTCAATATCCCAAGAGTCCTTTTTCACTTCCTGAAGATCACCTTTCAGACCAAAAACTCTCTGTGACCCTCAGCTGTCTGTGGAATAGTTTACAGGAAATGAGGCTCAGAAGATTTGAGTAAAGAATCTGATCTTTTAAGTGGCCTTGgaagaatggtagaaaataaacaaatgaaacctTGTGTCCTCATTTGTCATTTCACAATTAAATATCTTCTTCTTCACATATCCCCTCTCCAAATATTATAGATTTAAAATCATTTCCAGAATACTTCTTAATTTAAAATGGCAGCTACACACATTTCTCTATTCTATCTACTTCTGAAACAATAGAGTACATGCACTGTTAGAGATGATTTTAATTTGGCAACACGAATTCTCATTTCCTTATTGAAGTTTAAAAATTGGTATATCTTCCTTATCTCTGATGCATGTTTCATTTGACAGGAAGTGTATAATGCTCAGAATGACCCAAACTGTATGTGTTTGGGCATCGTGACAGTGTGGAATGAGGCCAGAGGTGGCACTGTGGAAATAAGATCAAATGAGTGTGTTTCAAGATGATACTTCTTGGGCTGTTGCTCCCCAACAGATAAGctttaaagaaaagaacagaCTTCATCTGAAATGCATAGCCTTGACCTGTCTtggggcagcagcagcagactCTCATCTCGAGTGACACCGAAAGCCACGTGGGGATTTCGATGCTTTTTTTTCTGAGCCATCCTCAGAAAGTGatttttgagaaaggaaaatgagacGCCTGGATCACAACATTACAAATGAAGACCCGTGGAAATGTTTTAGCTCATGGTCAGCCAGCTTTCCCTTTGTTCCTTGGAATAAAAACCTGCGCTGGaaagaaatctataaaaaaaCAATCACCTACTGAAATGAGGCTGGAGGGACATGCCATCTCTCGCCATGAGCCCAGCGGGGTGGGGAGACTGTGAGCGCATAGACAGGACAGACCTGGAGTCTCTGGTTCCAAGTCACTCAGTACCATGTCCCTGGGATGGGACCCCTTTTAAAGAATGAAAGCTTCCCTTCCCACGGGGCGATTATGAGGATTGTGATGCTTGGAAGACCAAAAGCATGCTCTCTAGCATGTACCTTCATCCCTGGGTAAAGGAGGAAGAGTTGACTGTCCCTCAAGGCTGAGTCCTCTTGCACAAGCATTACAAGACCCACGGCAGCCAGCATGTGGGCAGAGCCTACGCCACGGCCTTGACTTCTATACTATTATCCAATGGTTTATAAAACTCAGCCTACCAGTCAGCCTCAAATGTGGCATAGCAATTTTGGATTTTGTGACCTTTATTCAAATACATCTCTGTGTGAATAACAACtatttgaaaggtttttttgttgtggaAAACTGGGACAAGCTGCTCTGTTCCCTCGCagacttttttatttaaagaggGGCCTGGCTGTTACGATGATGCATCAACATTCCCTCATTATCAAATTCTGCTGTGTCATGCTCCCAAAGGTAGTCCTTCCCAAACCACGAGGAATGAGGCTGCAAGGTATTAACAGGACATAATAAAATGCTTTTCCCAGTacacaaatgtaaaatttaatagTGTAATGTAATTAATAGGGTTAGATGATGTATTGGATCTCTTTCTCTGTAGAATAAATAGAAACTACTATTTCCAGAATCCAGAAGGGACCTTATCACATTTGAGCAAAGCTATTTTTAGTTCTATTTGGAAAATAGCATGTTTTATATAAGACCTCACAACCATTCCTTTACCCTTTGCATGATTATCTTCTCTCAATGCTTTCCCTTTGACACGTGGCCTTGTAGGTCACGCTTGCTGAGAGAAGATTGGAGCTGACAATACACACTTCCTACCACCATTCTCTGAATGGAAATCCTCACTTGCATTCAGTGGCAAACTCTAACGCCTGGGCTTGCAATATGAAAATAAAGGTTAATGTCTTATGTATCATCCTTACTCAAAGCTGACTTAGACAtccatatattttcctatttgagAACTGTCCTTATATCAATACTACGCTTAGGAAGAGTAGAATTTTGTGTAAACTCTCATTATGATTCCTTCTATCAGCCcagtaaaaaccaaaaccaagttAAGAACATAAGATGTATCTATCTGCTAGCCTATTGAGTCAGGGCGCCATCTTATGAGAAGAAATGTGGAAAGATGGAGATTCTGAATAGTGCATTGCAATTCATGGATCTGGACTGGATTatataatcaaaaattaaaattaacagtcAGTTTTTTTATCTGAATGATCAGAAAATATAATCTTAGTACTCTGGTGAATCAAAATTATGGAAATGACAAACTAATAGCTTGGCATCAGTGATTTATTCTAAAAATCAATTCTAGGGGAGGTTATTAGGTTGGATTGGATTCAGTCCAATTTCCTACATCTCTCCCTCAATGATGACTTTTGTCTACCTGGATTACTCTTAGGCTCTGTAAAATATTTCCtccactaaaaacaaaacaaaacaacagcagcaaaaaaaaaaaaaaaaaaacccaaaaagccaACAATTAAATTATagtcagaatttttgttttagacaTCAGACATCCTTATTTTGTtctaatcctttaaaaatagttatCCACATAACATATAATTCTCAGAAATTTGTAATATACCTTTCTTGATGTACAAAATAGATTAGAttgaaggaagttaaaaaaaaaaactcacaagaGAGTA
Protein-coding regions in this window:
- the SERTM1 gene encoding serine-rich and transmembrane domain-containing protein 1, with the translated sequence MSESDPSSGFSGSVENGTFLELFPTSLSTSVDPSSGHLSNVYIYVSIFLSLLAFLLLLLIIALQRLKNIISSSSSYPEYPSDAGSSFTNLEVCSISSQRSTFSNLSS